From one Triticum urartu cultivar G1812 chromosome 3, Tu2.1, whole genome shotgun sequence genomic stretch:
- the LOC125543593 gene encoding 5'-nucleotidase domain-containing protein 4 isoform X2, translating into MADPVELMRRICLCFPPRLSPTQRSRVPPPQPQCLGVWARLRFPGSALSLRCHALDASKPSAVRGEPSEEYDDDEEPYFSVTSSRLSEVDYLGESTKGDLNVRRRHLDALGGNGKSTLHGPIEEIAWKEARQAETLLSDLGIADPLTVRNSPRGIFCTRTLNLRSISVIGYDMDYTLIHYNVMAWEGRAYDYGMANLKSMGFLVDDLEFDPDLVIRGLIMDKVKGNLVKADRFGYIKRVMHGTQMLPTRAVSEIYGRELVDLRKEDTWEFLNTLFSVSEAVMFMQMVDKLDQGFVPAELGPLDYKGLYNAVSKALFRAHVEGQLKSEIMAEPERFVEPDPELPLALLDQKEAGKRLLLITNSDYHYTNKMMNHAFNRFLPNDMGWRDLFEMVIVSARKPEFFQISHPLYEVVTEDGLLRPCFKANSGGLYSGGSAQMVEKSLDIHGDEILYVGDHIFTDVSQSKVHLRWRTALICRELEDEFDALIKSHAQKEKLVTLIQQKEIVGDLFNQLRLALQRRTNSRPAQTLAATCMNDQELTESMQKLLIVMQRLDEKIVPLLESDGELFNKRWGWLSRAGLWDKSHLTRQIEKYADIYTSRVSNFLHYTPFMYFRSQEQA; encoded by the exons ATGGCGGACCCGGTCGAGCTCATGCGGCGCATCTGCCTCTGTTTCCCGCCGCGGCTGTCGCCTACGCAGCGCTCCAGAGTGCCGCCGCCACAGCCGCAATGCCTCGGGGTCTGGGCTCGCCTCCGCTTCCCAGGCTCTGCGCTGTCGCTCCGGTGCCACGCGCTCGACGCCAGCAAGCCGTCGGCGGTCAGGGGGGAGCCGAGCGAGGAGTACGACGACGATGAGGAGCCGTACTTTTCCGTGACATCGTCGAGGCTGTCAGAGGTGGACTACCTCGGGGAGAGCACCAAAGGGGATTTGAACGTGCGCAGGAGGCACCTCGACGCGCTCG GTGGGAATGGAAAGTCAACATTGCATGGTCCTATAGAGGAGATAGCTTGGAAAGAAGCGAGACAAGCTGAAACGTTACTCAGTGACCTGGGAATTGCA GATCCTTTAACAGTAAGGAACTCTCCTCGTGGAATTTTCTGCACCAGGACACTAAATCTTCGATCTATCAGTGTCATTGGCTATGACATGGATTATACATTGATTCATTACAACGTGATG GCCTGGGAAGGGCGTGCATATGATTATGGGATGGCCAACCTGAAGAGCATGGGTTTCCTAGTAGACGACCTTGAATTTGATCCTGACCTG GTTATTAGGGGTCTTATTATGGATAAAGTAAAAGGAAACTTGGTAAAAGCTGACCGTTTTGGGTACATCAAGAGGGTCATGCACGGTACCCAAATGTTGCCCACTCGTGCTGTGAG TGAAATATATGGACGGGAGTTGGTGGACCTGCGGAAAGAAGATACATGGGAGTTCCTTAATACCCTTTTCTCTGTTTCAGAAGCTGTCATGTTCATGCAG ATGGTTGACAAGTTGGATCAGGGGTTCGTGCCTGCTGAACTTGGGCCACTGGATTACAAAGGGCTGTACAAT GCTGTTTCCAAAGCACTTTTTCGAGCACATGTAGAAGGTCAACTCAAG AGCGAAATAATGGCTGAGCCCGAGCGATTTGTCGAGCCTGATCCAGAACTGCCTCTAGCTCTTCTAGATCAAAAGGAG GCTGGaaaaaggttgcttcttattacTAACTCAGATTACCACTATACAAACAAAATGATGAATCATGCATTCAATCGCTTTCTTCCTAATGATATGGGATGGAGAGATCTATTTGAAATG GTTATAGTCTCCGCGAGGAAACCAGAGTTTTTCCAAATTTCGCATCCATTGTACGAGGTTGTTACTGAAGATGGTTTATTGCGTCCCTGTTTTAAGGCAAATTCAG GTGGCCTGTACTCTGGTGGTAGTGCTCAGATGGTTGAGAAGTCACTAGATATTCATGGGGATGAAATATTATATGTAGGGGACCATATTTTTACAGATGTGAGCCAATCAAAGGTTCATTTACGATGGAGGACAGCATTAATATGCCGAGAACTGGAAGATGAG TTTGACGCACTAATCAAAAGCCATGCTCAGAAAGAAAAGCTTGTCACACTTATACAACAAAAGGAaattgttggagaccttttcaacCAACTTCGCCTGGCTCTGCAGAGACGCACAAATTCACGTCCTGCACAG ACGCTTGCTGCAACTTGTATGAATGATCAGGAGCTTACAGAAAGTATGCAAAAGTTGCTCATTGTTATGCAGAGATTAGATGAAAAGATCGTGCCATTGCTGGAATCAGATGGAGAACTTTTCAATAAAAG ATGGGGTTGGCTGTCACGCGCTGGCCTATGGGACAAGAGTCATCTAACCAGGCAAATTGAGAA ATATGCTGATATATACACTTCAAGGGTTTCAAACTTTCTACACTACACTCCATTCATGTATTTTCGATCACAAGAACAG GCCTAG
- the LOC125543593 gene encoding 5'-nucleotidase domain-containing protein 4 isoform X1 — MADPVELMRRICLCFPPRLSPTQRSRVPPPQPQCLGVWARLRFPGSALSLRCHALDASKPSAVRGEPSEEYDDDEEPYFSVTSSRLSEVDYLGESTKGDLNVRRRHLDALGGNGKSTLHGPIEEIAWKEARQAETLLSDLGIADPLTVRNSPRGIFCTRTLNLRSISVIGYDMDYTLIHYNVMAWEGRAYDYGMANLKSMGFLVDDLEFDPDLVIRGLIMDKVKGNLVKADRFGYIKRVMHGTQMLPTRAVSEIYGRELVDLRKEDTWEFLNTLFSVSEAVMFMQMVDKLDQGFVPAELGPLDYKGLYNAVSKALFRAHVEGQLKSEIMAEPERFVEPDPELPLALLDQKEAGKRLLLITNSDYHYTNKMMNHAFNRFLPNDMGWRDLFEMVIVSARKPEFFQISHPLYEVVTEDGLLRPCFKANSGGLYSGGSAQMVEKSLDIHGDEILYVGDHIFTDVSQSKVHLRWRTALICRELEDEFDALIKSHAQKEKLVTLIQQKEIVGDLFNQLRLALQRRTNSRPAQTLAATCMNDQELTESMQKLLIVMQRLDEKIVPLLESDGELFNKRWGWLSRAGLWDKSHLTRQIEKYADIYTSRVSNFLHYTPFMYFRSQEQTLAHDVHSYSRDQ; from the exons ATGGCGGACCCGGTCGAGCTCATGCGGCGCATCTGCCTCTGTTTCCCGCCGCGGCTGTCGCCTACGCAGCGCTCCAGAGTGCCGCCGCCACAGCCGCAATGCCTCGGGGTCTGGGCTCGCCTCCGCTTCCCAGGCTCTGCGCTGTCGCTCCGGTGCCACGCGCTCGACGCCAGCAAGCCGTCGGCGGTCAGGGGGGAGCCGAGCGAGGAGTACGACGACGATGAGGAGCCGTACTTTTCCGTGACATCGTCGAGGCTGTCAGAGGTGGACTACCTCGGGGAGAGCACCAAAGGGGATTTGAACGTGCGCAGGAGGCACCTCGACGCGCTCG GTGGGAATGGAAAGTCAACATTGCATGGTCCTATAGAGGAGATAGCTTGGAAAGAAGCGAGACAAGCTGAAACGTTACTCAGTGACCTGGGAATTGCA GATCCTTTAACAGTAAGGAACTCTCCTCGTGGAATTTTCTGCACCAGGACACTAAATCTTCGATCTATCAGTGTCATTGGCTATGACATGGATTATACATTGATTCATTACAACGTGATG GCCTGGGAAGGGCGTGCATATGATTATGGGATGGCCAACCTGAAGAGCATGGGTTTCCTAGTAGACGACCTTGAATTTGATCCTGACCTG GTTATTAGGGGTCTTATTATGGATAAAGTAAAAGGAAACTTGGTAAAAGCTGACCGTTTTGGGTACATCAAGAGGGTCATGCACGGTACCCAAATGTTGCCCACTCGTGCTGTGAG TGAAATATATGGACGGGAGTTGGTGGACCTGCGGAAAGAAGATACATGGGAGTTCCTTAATACCCTTTTCTCTGTTTCAGAAGCTGTCATGTTCATGCAG ATGGTTGACAAGTTGGATCAGGGGTTCGTGCCTGCTGAACTTGGGCCACTGGATTACAAAGGGCTGTACAAT GCTGTTTCCAAAGCACTTTTTCGAGCACATGTAGAAGGTCAACTCAAG AGCGAAATAATGGCTGAGCCCGAGCGATTTGTCGAGCCTGATCCAGAACTGCCTCTAGCTCTTCTAGATCAAAAGGAG GCTGGaaaaaggttgcttcttattacTAACTCAGATTACCACTATACAAACAAAATGATGAATCATGCATTCAATCGCTTTCTTCCTAATGATATGGGATGGAGAGATCTATTTGAAATG GTTATAGTCTCCGCGAGGAAACCAGAGTTTTTCCAAATTTCGCATCCATTGTACGAGGTTGTTACTGAAGATGGTTTATTGCGTCCCTGTTTTAAGGCAAATTCAG GTGGCCTGTACTCTGGTGGTAGTGCTCAGATGGTTGAGAAGTCACTAGATATTCATGGGGATGAAATATTATATGTAGGGGACCATATTTTTACAGATGTGAGCCAATCAAAGGTTCATTTACGATGGAGGACAGCATTAATATGCCGAGAACTGGAAGATGAG TTTGACGCACTAATCAAAAGCCATGCTCAGAAAGAAAAGCTTGTCACACTTATACAACAAAAGGAaattgttggagaccttttcaacCAACTTCGCCTGGCTCTGCAGAGACGCACAAATTCACGTCCTGCACAG ACGCTTGCTGCAACTTGTATGAATGATCAGGAGCTTACAGAAAGTATGCAAAAGTTGCTCATTGTTATGCAGAGATTAGATGAAAAGATCGTGCCATTGCTGGAATCAGATGGAGAACTTTTCAATAAAAG ATGGGGTTGGCTGTCACGCGCTGGCCTATGGGACAAGAGTCATCTAACCAGGCAAATTGAGAA ATATGCTGATATATACACTTCAAGGGTTTCAAACTTTCTACACTACACTCCATTCATGTATTTTCGATCACAAGAACAG ACGCTTGCACACGATGTCCATTCTTATTCCCGCGATCAATAA
- the LOC125543594 gene encoding protein TRIGALACTOSYLDIACYLGLYCEROL 4, chloroplastic isoform X1, with protein MLRQMRWLTDREGRWELDVESPATMEGTARPVPGDPLPLGLSRGPRVTRTKQLDFFHRFMASPLVPSFSASRAGLSLHHAHLLHLAHNWSFTILEQLHVQQLVAVVKEKLSNRQEGVPWSNDLKRHLRDVISLGVGTELLITPDTELLLELYNINKGDRGKAIIHHKLPQQNLTLAASWPGLFVDKQGVYWDVPLSLSADLASVGSSSGLSYHLLLQQNSGEPKCFGGDETNDVPLALLPGLCAKAAISIKRSIDAWRKKEDKLKMVQPYDAFLSDPHVSFTGIVGAVASGSLGDCSKRISVPDEMRKSNAFRVFHERNKFAAFADLFASVTFTAQHGNFQRLFLDLTRVSARLDISSGSLFLRGASRLAQDFFFSRRPDLETFCDVCPDVIVSLQQQIVGPFSFRVESSVAIDPRSQDHFVRVDDSVFAIDWALKVLGSAKATAWYSPKHQEAMVELRFFEV; from the exons ATGTTGCGGCAGATGCGGTGGCTGACGGACAGGGAAGGGAGGTGGGAGCTGGACGTGGAGTCCCCGGCGACGATGGAGGGCACGGCGCGCCCGGTCCCGGGCGACCCGCTGCCCCTGGGCCTCTCGCGGGGGCCCCGCGTCACCCGCACCAAGCAGCTCGACTTCTTCCACCGCTTCATGGCCTCCCCGCTCGTCCCATCCTTCTCCGCCTCCCGCGCCGGTCTCTCCCTCCATCACGCGCACCTCCTCCATCTCGCCCACAACTG GTCGTTTACTATCTTGGAGCAGCTTCATGTACAGCAGCTTGTGGCAGTCGTGAAAGAGAAGTTGTCAAATCGGCAAGAAGGGGTCCCCTGGTCCAATGATCTCAAGAGGCATTTGCGCGATGTCATTTCTCTAGGTGTTGGCACGGAACTCTTGATCACACCAGACACGGAATTGCTGCTGGAGTTGTACAATATCAACAAGGGGGACCGAGGCAAAGCGATTATTCACCACAAG CTTCCTCAACAAAATCTTACATTAGCAGCGTCCTGGCCTGGGTTATTTGTTGATAAACAGggggtgtactgggatgtgcctTTATCATTGTCAGCTGATCTTGCTTCAGTCGGCTCCAGTTCTGGATTGAGTTATCATCTATTGTTACAACAGAATAGCGGGGAGCCAAAATGTTTTGGTGGTGATGAAACCAATGATGTTCCTCTCGCTCTGCTACCTGGTTTGTGTGCTAAGGCAGCTATTTCCATCAAGAGAAGTATTGATGCTTGGAGGAAGAAAGAAGACAAGCTAAAAATGGTTCAGccttatgatgcatttctctcagaCCCTCATGTTTCATTCACTGGAATTGTTG gtgcagtagccagtggttCTTTGGGGGATTGTTCAAAAAGAATTTCAGTGCCAGACGAAATGCGAAAAAGCAATGCCTTCAGAGTGTTCCACGAGAGGAATAAGTTTGCTGCATTTGCAGATCTCTTTGCTTCTGTTACTTTTACAGCTCAACATGGAAATTTCCAGAGGCTTTTCCTGGATTTGACAAGGGTCAGTGCCCGATTAGATATATCCTCGGGATCTTTGTTCTTACGTGGTGCTTCTCGTCTAGCGCAAGATTTTTTCTTCTCTAGACGCCCTGATTTAGAGACATTCTGTGATGTTTGTCCAGATGTGATTGTTTCTCTTCAACAACAG ATAGTTGGGCCATTCAGCTTTCGTGTTGAATCTTCTGTTGCCATTGACCCAAGAAGTCAAGACCATTTTGTCCGAGTGGACGACTCAGTCTTCGCCATTGATTGGGCTCTGAAGGTCCTGGGTTCAGCAAAGGCCACAGCTTGGTATTCGCCCAAGCATCAGGAAGCAATGGTGGAGCTTCGTTTCTTTGAGGTCTGA
- the LOC125543594 gene encoding protein TRIGALACTOSYLDIACYLGLYCEROL 4, chloroplastic isoform X2, producing the protein MLRQMRWLTDREGRWELDVESPATMEGTARPVPGDPLPLGLSRGPRVTRTKQLDFFHRFMASPLVPSFSASRAGLSLHHAHLLHLAHNWSFTILEQLHVQQLVAVVKEKLSNRQEGVPWSNDLKRHLRDVISLGVGTELLITPDTELLLELYNINKGDRGKAIIHHKLPQQNLTLAASWPGLFVDKQGVYWDVPLSLSADLASVGSSSGLSYHLLLQQNSGEPKCFGGDETNDVPLALLPGLCAKAAISIKRSIDAWRKKEDKLKMVQPYDAFLSDPHVSFTGIVGAVASGSLGDCSKRISVPDEMRKSNAFRVFHERNKFAAFADLFASVTFTAQHGNFQRLFLDLTRVSARLDISSGSLFLRGASRLAQDFFFSRRPDLETFCDVCPDVIVSLQQQFSQ; encoded by the exons ATGTTGCGGCAGATGCGGTGGCTGACGGACAGGGAAGGGAGGTGGGAGCTGGACGTGGAGTCCCCGGCGACGATGGAGGGCACGGCGCGCCCGGTCCCGGGCGACCCGCTGCCCCTGGGCCTCTCGCGGGGGCCCCGCGTCACCCGCACCAAGCAGCTCGACTTCTTCCACCGCTTCATGGCCTCCCCGCTCGTCCCATCCTTCTCCGCCTCCCGCGCCGGTCTCTCCCTCCATCACGCGCACCTCCTCCATCTCGCCCACAACTG GTCGTTTACTATCTTGGAGCAGCTTCATGTACAGCAGCTTGTGGCAGTCGTGAAAGAGAAGTTGTCAAATCGGCAAGAAGGGGTCCCCTGGTCCAATGATCTCAAGAGGCATTTGCGCGATGTCATTTCTCTAGGTGTTGGCACGGAACTCTTGATCACACCAGACACGGAATTGCTGCTGGAGTTGTACAATATCAACAAGGGGGACCGAGGCAAAGCGATTATTCACCACAAG CTTCCTCAACAAAATCTTACATTAGCAGCGTCCTGGCCTGGGTTATTTGTTGATAAACAGggggtgtactgggatgtgcctTTATCATTGTCAGCTGATCTTGCTTCAGTCGGCTCCAGTTCTGGATTGAGTTATCATCTATTGTTACAACAGAATAGCGGGGAGCCAAAATGTTTTGGTGGTGATGAAACCAATGATGTTCCTCTCGCTCTGCTACCTGGTTTGTGTGCTAAGGCAGCTATTTCCATCAAGAGAAGTATTGATGCTTGGAGGAAGAAAGAAGACAAGCTAAAAATGGTTCAGccttatgatgcatttctctcagaCCCTCATGTTTCATTCACTGGAATTGTTG gtgcagtagccagtggttCTTTGGGGGATTGTTCAAAAAGAATTTCAGTGCCAGACGAAATGCGAAAAAGCAATGCCTTCAGAGTGTTCCACGAGAGGAATAAGTTTGCTGCATTTGCAGATCTCTTTGCTTCTGTTACTTTTACAGCTCAACATGGAAATTTCCAGAGGCTTTTCCTGGATTTGACAAGGGTCAGTGCCCGATTAGATATATCCTCGGGATCTTTGTTCTTACGTGGTGCTTCTCGTCTAGCGCAAGATTTTTTCTTCTCTAGACGCCCTGATTTAGAGACATTCTGTGATGTTTGTCCAGATGTGATTGTTTCTCTTCAACAACAG TTCAGCCAATAA